One window of Novosphingobium sp. 9U genomic DNA carries:
- a CDS encoding SPFH domain-containing protein, producing the protein MGGFLVALIVVVVVFLMMGVRVVRQGYVYTIERLGKFTLAAEPGLHLIIPFVDRVGQKVNMMEQVLDIPGQEIITKDNAMVGVDAVVFFQVLDAGKAAYEVHNLQLAIMALTTTNLRTVMGSMDLDETLSKRDEINARLLVVVDHATAPWGLKITRVEIKDIRPPLDISNAMARQMKAEREKRAEILEAEGRRASEILKAEGSKQSQILAAEGRREAAFRDSEAREREAEAEAKATQMVSEAIAKSGVQAINYFIAQKYTEAVGKFATSPNAKTILFPVEATQLIGTLGGIGELAKEALGSSTPPPAPAAPPPPRRPTVPPVAPGSQP; encoded by the coding sequence ATGGGCGGGTTTCTCGTCGCGCTGATCGTCGTGGTCGTGGTGTTCCTGATGATGGGCGTGCGCGTGGTGCGCCAAGGCTACGTCTACACCATAGAGCGGCTGGGCAAGTTCACGCTCGCCGCTGAGCCGGGCCTCCACCTCATCATTCCCTTCGTCGACCGTGTCGGCCAGAAGGTGAACATGATGGAGCAAGTGCTCGACATTCCGGGGCAGGAGATCATCACCAAGGACAACGCCATGGTCGGCGTGGACGCGGTCGTGTTCTTCCAGGTACTGGACGCGGGCAAGGCGGCCTACGAAGTGCACAACCTGCAGCTGGCGATCATGGCCCTGACCACCACCAACCTGCGCACCGTCATGGGCTCGATGGATCTGGACGAGACGCTGTCCAAACGCGACGAGATCAACGCGCGGTTGCTGGTGGTAGTCGACCATGCGACCGCGCCCTGGGGCCTCAAGATCACGCGGGTCGAGATCAAGGACATCCGCCCCCCGCTCGACATCTCCAACGCCATGGCGCGGCAGATGAAGGCCGAGCGCGAGAAGCGGGCCGAGATCCTGGAAGCAGAGGGCCGCCGCGCATCCGAGATCCTCAAGGCAGAGGGCTCCAAGCAGTCCCAGATCCTCGCAGCGGAAGGGCGCCGTGAAGCTGCCTTCCGCGACTCCGAGGCGCGCGAACGCGAGGCCGAGGCGGAGGCCAAAGCGACGCAGATGGTCAGCGAGGCGATTGCGAAGTCGGGCGTCCAGGCGATCAACTACTTCATCGCGCAGAAGTACACCGAGGCTGTCGGCAAGTTCGCGACGTCACCCAACGCCAAGACCATCCTGTTCCCGGTCGAGGCGACGCAGCTGATCGGTACGCTCGGCGGCATCGGTGAGCTCGCCAAGGAAGCGCTGGGCAGCAGCACGCCTCCGCCCGCTCCCGCCGCACCGCCGCCGCCACGCCGGCCCACCGTGCCGCCGGTCGCGCCTGGAAGTCAGCCGTGA
- a CDS encoding dienelactone hydrolase family protein, with the protein MCDDYSGQGQAPRSSEAAGAHLSRREFAALGTAAALAGCTGSVAAATGNADLREQIVEITTKDGVADAFYVHPVKGAHPGVVMWPDIAGLREAKKVMARRLAAAGYAVLCVNQYYRGGPAPVMESFSEYRTPEGQAKIKPLREALTAEAITRDAAAYVRFLDGDAAVDKKRGIGSNGYCMGGPFTVRTAAAVPGRVGAAASLHGGGLVTDAPDSPHRLLASTRASYLFAIGRNDDAHDPAAKDKLRAAADAAKRPAEIEVYAADHGWCVPDSPAYDPDEADRAWQRMLALFGKL; encoded by the coding sequence ATGTGCGACGATTATAGCGGTCAAGGTCAGGCTCCGCGGAGCAGTGAGGCCGCAGGAGCGCACCTCAGCCGCCGTGAGTTTGCTGCGCTCGGCACCGCCGCGGCCCTTGCCGGCTGCACAGGAAGCGTCGCCGCTGCGACGGGCAACGCCGATCTGCGCGAACAGATCGTGGAGATCACCACCAAGGACGGGGTCGCCGATGCGTTCTACGTCCATCCGGTGAAAGGCGCGCATCCTGGCGTGGTCATGTGGCCCGACATCGCCGGCCTGCGCGAGGCGAAGAAGGTCATGGCCCGCCGCCTGGCCGCCGCGGGTTATGCGGTGCTGTGCGTCAACCAGTACTACCGCGGCGGACCCGCGCCGGTGATGGAAAGCTTCTCCGAATACCGCACGCCCGAGGGCCAGGCCAAGATCAAGCCGCTGCGCGAGGCGCTGACCGCCGAGGCGATCACGCGCGATGCGGCGGCCTACGTCCGCTTCCTCGACGGCGACGCTGCGGTCGACAAGAAGCGCGGCATCGGCAGCAACGGCTACTGCATGGGCGGACCGTTCACCGTGCGCACGGCGGCCGCGGTGCCGGGCAGGGTCGGCGCCGCCGCATCGCTCCACGGCGGTGGCCTGGTCACCGATGCGCCCGACAGTCCGCACCGGCTGCTCGCGTCCACCAGGGCGAGCTACCTCTTCGCGATCGGCCGCAACGACGACGCGCATGATCCCGCAGCCAAGGACAAGCTGCGCGCCGCGGCGGACGCCGCCAAGCGCCCCGCCGAGATCGAGGTCTACGCCGCGGACCACGGCTGGTGCGTGCCCGATTCGCCGGCCTACGATCCGGACGAGGCCGACCGGGCCTGGCAGCGCATGCTCGCGCTTTTCGGAAAACTCTGA
- a CDS encoding protein tyrosine phosphatase family protein: MANDPEEIACWQRIGPHLTTSGRLSQADLERLAHLQVTRVINLALADSPGILADEDEQLAALDIGYTHIPVPFDAPTDEHFATFCQAMAEAQGQTVHVHCVMNWRVAAFLYRWHRETQGMAEADARALMERQWSPQTSENRDAPGWARFIEGRAD, translated from the coding sequence ATGGCGAACGATCCGGAGGAGATCGCATGCTGGCAGCGGATCGGGCCGCATCTCACCACATCCGGACGGCTGAGCCAGGCGGACCTGGAACGTCTGGCTCACTTGCAGGTCACCCGCGTGATCAACCTGGCGCTGGCGGACTCGCCCGGCATCCTTGCCGACGAGGATGAGCAGCTGGCAGCGCTCGATATCGGCTACACGCACATTCCGGTGCCGTTCGACGCGCCGACGGACGAGCACTTCGCCACCTTCTGCCAAGCCATGGCAGAGGCGCAAGGTCAGACGGTGCACGTGCACTGCGTGATGAACTGGCGCGTCGCGGCCTTTCTCTATCGCTGGCACCGCGAGACGCAGGGCATGGCAGAGGCCGATGCTCGGGCTTTGATGGAGCGGCAATGGTCGCCGCAGACCAGCGAGAACCGGGATGCGCCGGGGTGGGCGCGCTTCATCGAAGGACGGGCAGACTGA
- a CDS encoding SDR family NAD(P)-dependent oxidoreductase, with the protein MDFIGQHVVITGASSGIGLATARRIASLGGKVTLVARRAAVLEQVCGEIGACATWIAADVGDQAQVTAAMDEAMARSGPIDGLFLNAGVEGMFALTPAYTDKAFEEVMRINVTSLFWTVRHVLPAMQERRRGAILVTGSLAAETGMVGNIGYIAAKHAALGIAMGIAMEAAPHGVRCNVLNPGFIDTPLLSAVPEAFKAQMASRVPQKRVGTPEEAAEVAAFLLSDGASHVTAQRLAVDGGLLGTLMIEG; encoded by the coding sequence ATGGACTTCATCGGACAGCACGTCGTCATTACCGGGGCATCAAGCGGGATCGGACTGGCGACGGCGCGCCGCATCGCAAGCCTCGGCGGCAAGGTGACGCTGGTGGCGCGCCGGGCCGCCGTGCTCGAGCAAGTCTGCGGCGAGATCGGCGCATGTGCCACCTGGATCGCCGCCGACGTGGGCGACCAGGCCCAAGTCACCGCCGCAATGGACGAGGCGATGGCGCGCTCAGGGCCGATCGACGGGCTGTTCCTCAACGCTGGGGTCGAGGGCATGTTCGCGCTGACGCCGGCCTATACCGACAAGGCTTTTGAGGAGGTGATGCGCATCAACGTCACCTCGCTGTTCTGGACGGTCCGGCACGTGCTGCCTGCAATGCAGGAGCGGCGGCGCGGGGCGATCCTGGTGACCGGCAGCCTGGCGGCCGAAACCGGGATGGTCGGGAATATCGGCTACATCGCTGCCAAGCACGCCGCGCTCGGCATCGCCATGGGCATCGCGATGGAGGCGGCGCCGCATGGCGTGCGCTGCAACGTGCTCAATCCCGGCTTCATCGACACGCCGCTGCTCTCCGCCGTGCCCGAAGCGTTCAAGGCGCAGATGGCGAGCCGCGTGCCGCAAAAGCGCGTCGGCACGCCCGAGGAAGCCGCCGAGGTCGCTGCCTTCCTGCTCTCCGATGGCGCGAGCCACGTCACCGCGCAGCGGCTCGCCGTAGACGGCGGTCTGCTCGGTACGTTGATGATCGAGGGATGA
- a CDS encoding VOC family protein, which translates to MQVSGIDHVNILTQDLDATAAFYERLLGLTRSDNLGISTGFRGAWMRDTTGSAIVHLVWKDPASDRYEGYEPGQPTNAVHHVAFRCEGFTAMREKLDALGLEYRVNDRQYGPVRQIFLVDPNAVNLELNFAGD; encoded by the coding sequence GTGCAAGTCAGCGGCATCGACCACGTCAACATCCTCACCCAAGACCTGGACGCCACGGCCGCGTTCTACGAGCGCCTGCTGGGTCTCACCCGCAGCGACAACCTCGGCATCAGCACGGGCTTCCGCGGCGCCTGGATGCGTGACACGACCGGCAGCGCGATTGTCCATCTGGTGTGGAAGGACCCTGCGTCCGACCGCTACGAGGGCTACGAGCCGGGCCAGCCGACCAATGCCGTCCACCACGTCGCCTTCCGGTGCGAGGGGTTCACCGCCATGCGCGAGAAGCTGGACGCGCTGGGCCTGGAGTACCGCGTCAACGATCGCCAGTACGGCCCCGTGCGTCAGATCTTCCTGGTCGATCCCAACGCGGTGAACCTGGAACTCAACTTCGCGGGCGACTGA
- a CDS encoding Coenzyme F420 hydrogenase/dehydrogenase, beta subunit C-terminal domain has product MNLSPREIVASGLCIGCGGCTTLEPAAQMHWDSDGHLKPWAPGRWPQQGEFAQVCPFSPDAANETVIADDLFPQAPHGDALIGRYAGAYVGHVAEAEYRMSGSSGGMVTWVAAELLRRGLVDGVAHVTPRSRAEGDGRLFGYRISRDLDQLQQGAKSRYYPVEMSEVLREIAAVPGRYAVVGIPCFIKAVNLLRRENPLYAERITHTIGLFCGHMKSARMVDSFALQLGTEPDEVAAIDYRLKDASRPANWYTAQLTLEDGSTRRQDWWHLVDGDWGSGFFMNSACNFCDDVVAETADIAMGDAWVEPYSSDGKGTNVVIARSPLMLELVSDGIAQGRLQLSEVDHAFVSQTQAAGFRQRREGLAYRLARGNAPVQPVKRVAPSRAIPARRKLIYRMRQAISRESHRMFRLAKALRWPGLYIRWGRAALATYHGLAYSRGRVGQWVDRFIDPKGGARD; this is encoded by the coding sequence GTGAACCTTTCCCCGCGCGAGATCGTCGCTTCGGGCCTGTGCATCGGCTGCGGCGGCTGCACGACGCTGGAGCCGGCCGCCCAGATGCACTGGGATAGCGACGGGCACTTGAAGCCGTGGGCGCCCGGTCGCTGGCCCCAACAGGGAGAGTTCGCGCAAGTCTGCCCGTTCTCGCCCGACGCCGCGAACGAGACGGTGATCGCCGACGATCTGTTCCCGCAAGCGCCGCACGGCGACGCGCTGATCGGGCGCTATGCCGGCGCCTACGTCGGCCATGTGGCAGAGGCCGAGTACCGCATGAGCGGCAGCTCGGGCGGCATGGTCACCTGGGTGGCGGCGGAGCTGCTGCGCCGCGGGCTGGTCGACGGTGTGGCGCACGTGACCCCTCGCTCGCGGGCAGAGGGCGACGGGCGCCTGTTCGGCTACCGCATCTCGCGCGATCTCGATCAGCTGCAGCAGGGCGCCAAGTCGCGCTACTACCCCGTCGAGATGTCCGAAGTGCTGCGCGAGATCGCGGCGGTGCCGGGGCGCTATGCGGTGGTCGGCATCCCCTGCTTCATCAAGGCGGTGAACTTGCTGCGGCGCGAGAACCCGCTTTATGCCGAGCGGATCACCCACACCATCGGTCTGTTCTGCGGCCACATGAAGAGCGCGCGCATGGTCGACAGCTTCGCGCTCCAGCTCGGTACCGAGCCGGACGAGGTCGCTGCGATCGACTACCGTCTTAAAGACGCGAGCCGTCCGGCGAACTGGTACACCGCGCAGCTGACGCTGGAGGATGGCAGCACACGACGCCAGGACTGGTGGCACCTCGTCGATGGCGACTGGGGATCCGGGTTCTTCATGAACTCGGCGTGCAACTTCTGCGACGACGTCGTGGCCGAGACCGCCGACATTGCCATGGGCGATGCTTGGGTGGAGCCTTACTCGTCCGACGGGAAGGGCACTAACGTCGTGATCGCGCGCTCTCCGCTGATGCTGGAACTGGTGAGTGACGGGATTGCGCAAGGCCGGCTGCAGCTGTCCGAGGTGGATCACGCTTTCGTCAGCCAGACCCAGGCCGCGGGTTTCCGACAACGGCGCGAGGGGCTGGCCTATCGCCTGGCACGCGGCAATGCGCCGGTGCAGCCGGTCAAGCGCGTCGCGCCCTCGCGCGCGATACCGGCGCGGCGCAAGCTGATTTACCGCATGCGCCAGGCGATCAGCCGCGAGAGCCATCGCATGTTCCGGCTGGCCAAGGCGCTGCGCTGGCCGGGGCTGTACATCCGGTGGGGCCGGGCGGCTCTGGCGACCTACCATGGCTTGGCCTACTCACGCGGTCGCGTGGGTCAGTGGGTCGACCGCTTCATCGATCCAAAGGGCGGGGCACGGGATTGA
- a CDS encoding polysaccharide pyruvyl transferase family protein, protein MFRELDDESSPGGSGKPLKIGVLTFHRCINYGSYWQARSLVEGLAARGHDVVLLDYADPQTDRIEWRCAMQPLLPRRSSREDVRSYGRKTRAFQQAIAELPVSNPFPLREPAAMEPRDLVVIGSDEVWNLTHPWYGGYELFWGGGIPARRVVSYAASFGNYDADAGIDGRWTNRLRRLDAISVRDDNSRRLVSTALDREPALVLDPVLQFPIARPSRVEPAGEPFVAVYGHSFSAGFGDAVRRWAEPRGLKLVSIGYRNDWADEQRLDVDPLEFARMIAQSSAVVTNFFHGCVFALLNEKPFACAITPYRMNKVRDLTRALGAEAHLLREDDPPERFAAVLDAPLDPAITAAIVRMRAASEEYLQSVLA, encoded by the coding sequence ATGTTTCGCGAATTGGATGATGAGAGTTCCCCAGGCGGATCGGGCAAGCCACTGAAGATCGGCGTCCTGACTTTCCACCGCTGCATCAACTACGGATCGTACTGGCAGGCGCGCAGCCTGGTCGAAGGTCTCGCCGCGCGCGGGCATGACGTGGTGCTGCTCGACTATGCCGACCCGCAGACCGACCGCATCGAATGGCGCTGCGCCATGCAGCCGCTGCTGCCGCGCCGCTCCTCGCGCGAGGACGTCCGCAGCTATGGCCGCAAGACGCGGGCCTTCCAGCAGGCGATCGCCGAGTTGCCCGTTTCGAACCCGTTTCCGCTGCGTGAACCCGCCGCGATGGAGCCGCGCGACCTCGTCGTGATCGGCAGCGACGAGGTGTGGAACCTTACTCACCCGTGGTACGGCGGCTACGAACTGTTCTGGGGCGGCGGTATCCCGGCGCGCCGTGTGGTATCCTATGCCGCCAGCTTCGGCAACTACGACGCCGATGCGGGGATCGACGGCCGTTGGACCAATCGACTGCGTCGCCTCGATGCGATTTCGGTGCGCGATGACAACTCGCGTCGGCTGGTCTCGACCGCGCTCGACCGCGAGCCGGCGCTGGTGCTCGATCCGGTGCTGCAGTTCCCGATTGCACGGCCGAGCCGGGTCGAGCCGGCGGGCGAGCCCTTCGTCGCCGTCTACGGGCACAGCTTCAGCGCGGGCTTTGGAGACGCGGTGCGCCGCTGGGCCGAGCCGCGCGGGCTCAAGCTGGTGAGCATCGGCTACCGCAACGACTGGGCCGACGAGCAGCGCCTCGACGTCGATCCTCTCGAGTTCGCCCGGATGATCGCGCAGTCCAGCGCGGTGGTGACCAACTTCTTCCACGGCTGCGTCTTTGCTCTGCTGAACGAGAAGCCGTTTGCCTGCGCCATCACGCCTTATCGTATGAATAAGGTGCGCGACCTGACCCGCGCGCTCGGCGCCGAGGCGCACCTGCTGCGCGAGGACGACCCGCCGGAGCGTTTTGCTGCCGTGCTCGATGCGCCGCTCGATCCGGCGATCACCGCCGCGATCGTGCGCATGCGCGCGGCATCGGAGGAATACTTGCAGTCGGTCCTCGCGTGA
- the fumC gene encoding class II fumarate hydratase, with amino-acid sequence MTEPTLRDIPIGIQASGTRREFDSMGEIDVPADRYWGAQTERSLHHFNIGQDRMPIEVCRAYGTVKKACALVNAAGGRLPQWKADAIVRAADETISGALDDHYPLYVWQTGSGTQSNMNVNEVLSNRAIQLLGGELGSQQPVGPNDDVNMGQSSNDTFPTAMHIATVLEIDERLLPALTRLTEVIERKASEWMDVVKIGRTHLEDAVPLTVGQEWMGWAGQLRAATAEIERSREGLYELAVGGTAVGTGLNAPPGFSVEVAAKIAQLTGKPFVTAPNKFAAQGSLDAMVRASAALRGLAVALTKVANDMRWLGSGPRCGLGELKLPDNEPGSSIMPGKVNPTQCEAIMMIAIQVIGHDTAVAIAGSQGNFELNVMRPVIVNNVLHAIRILADGCNRFREFSVEGTEIVRETIERYVGESVMLVTALAPVIGYQNAAHIAHEAIEKGLSLKDAALASGLIDEADFEAAVRPLDMVGEGLAGA; translated from the coding sequence ATGACCGAACCGACCTTGCGCGACATTCCCATCGGCATCCAAGCTAGCGGCACGCGGCGCGAGTTCGACTCCATGGGCGAGATCGACGTGCCGGCGGATCGCTATTGGGGCGCGCAGACCGAGCGCTCGCTGCACCACTTCAACATCGGCCAGGACCGCATGCCGATCGAGGTCTGTCGTGCTTACGGCACGGTCAAGAAGGCCTGCGCGCTGGTCAACGCCGCGGGAGGGCGCCTGCCACAGTGGAAAGCGGACGCGATTGTGCGGGCGGCAGACGAGACGATCTCCGGTGCGCTCGACGATCATTACCCGCTCTACGTATGGCAGACCGGCTCGGGCACGCAGTCGAACATGAACGTCAACGAGGTGCTGTCCAATCGCGCGATCCAGCTGCTGGGCGGCGAGCTGGGTTCGCAACAGCCGGTCGGTCCGAACGACGACGTCAACATGGGGCAGTCCTCGAACGATACGTTCCCCACTGCCATGCACATCGCCACCGTGCTGGAGATCGACGAGCGCCTGCTGCCCGCGCTCACGCGCCTGACCGAGGTGATCGAGCGCAAGGCGAGCGAGTGGATGGATGTGGTCAAGATCGGCCGCACCCACCTGGAGGACGCGGTGCCGCTCACCGTCGGACAGGAGTGGATGGGCTGGGCTGGCCAATTGCGCGCCGCCACTGCCGAGATCGAGCGAAGCCGCGAAGGCCTCTACGAGTTGGCGGTCGGCGGCACGGCGGTCGGCACCGGCCTCAACGCTCCTCCTGGGTTCTCGGTCGAGGTAGCTGCGAAGATCGCGCAGCTGACCGGCAAGCCGTTCGTCACCGCTCCCAACAAGTTTGCCGCGCAAGGCTCGCTCGACGCGATGGTGCGCGCGAGTGCGGCGTTGCGTGGGCTCGCCGTAGCGCTGACCAAGGTCGCGAACGACATGCGCTGGCTCGGCTCGGGCCCGCGCTGTGGCCTGGGCGAGCTGAAGCTGCCGGACAACGAACCCGGCTCCTCGATCATGCCGGGCAAGGTCAACCCGACCCAGTGCGAGGCGATCATGATGATCGCCATCCAGGTCATCGGCCACGACACCGCCGTCGCCATCGCCGGCAGCCAGGGCAATTTCGAGCTCAACGTCATGCGTCCCGTGATCGTCAACAACGTGCTGCACGCGATCCGCATCCTGGCCGACGGCTGCAACCGCTTCCGCGAGTTCTCGGTCGAAGGGACCGAGATCGTGCGCGAGACGATCGAGCGCTACGTCGGCGAGAGCGTCATGCTGGTGACCGCGCTGGCGCCCGTCATCGGCTACCAGAACGCCGCCCACATCGCGCACGAGGCGATCGAAAAGGGTCTGTCGTTGAAGGACGCGGCGCTCGCGTCGGGGCTGATCGACGAGGCTGATTTCGAGGCCGCCGTGCGCCCGCTCGACATGGTCGGCGAGGGTCTAGCCGGGGCCTGA
- a CDS encoding AMP nucleosidase, whose amino-acid sequence MQIVQETLAELVRVYDTAVATLKSDIAAFIKDGTLPPADRRADRLWCYPELRIEYAGQEHGTVSSRAFGRLPERGTYVTTVTRPHLFGDYLASQLSLLEREYDIQVSVTHSAQEIPFPYVLDGVAIGAITPQQLAAHFPSTELAMIGDEIADAIDRNAPGDPLPLALFDGLRTDFSLARLAHYTGTSVEHCQQFILFTNYHRYVDEFVDWAGKKIGQDGYVALSGAGGLYLDAPVDNARARLSDTAWRRHQMPAYHLIREDRLGITLVNIGVGPSNAKTITDHLAVLRPEAWLMIGHCGGLRESQRIGDYVLAHAYLRDDHVLDHVLPPEIPLPAIAEVQQAIAEAAEIVSGTGGADLKKRMRTGTIVTTDDRNWELRYTHSARRFSQSRAIGIDMESATISAQGFRFRVPYGTLLCVSDKPLHGELKLPGQANRFYEEAIGAHLAIGVRTCELLRDQGARLHSRKLRAFIEPPFR is encoded by the coding sequence ATGCAAATCGTACAAGAAACCCTCGCGGAACTGGTCCGCGTCTATGACACCGCTGTCGCCACGCTGAAGAGCGACATTGCCGCCTTCATCAAGGACGGCACCCTCCCCCCCGCTGATCGCCGCGCCGACCGCCTCTGGTGCTATCCCGAGCTGCGGATCGAGTATGCCGGCCAGGAGCATGGCACCGTCTCGTCACGCGCCTTCGGCCGCTTGCCCGAGCGCGGCACCTATGTGACCACGGTCACCCGCCCGCACCTGTTCGGCGACTATCTGGCTTCGCAGCTCAGCCTGCTCGAGCGCGAGTACGACATCCAGGTCAGCGTCACCCACTCGGCGCAGGAGATCCCCTTCCCTTACGTGCTCGACGGTGTGGCGATCGGCGCAATCACGCCACAGCAATTGGCTGCGCACTTCCCGAGCACCGAACTGGCGATGATCGGGGACGAGATCGCCGACGCCATCGACCGCAACGCGCCCGGCGATCCGCTGCCGCTCGCACTGTTCGACGGTCTGCGCACCGACTTCAGCCTGGCGCGCTTAGCGCACTACACCGGCACCAGCGTCGAGCATTGCCAGCAGTTCATCCTGTTCACCAACTATCATCGCTATGTCGACGAGTTCGTCGATTGGGCTGGCAAGAAGATCGGCCAGGATGGCTATGTGGCATTGTCCGGAGCCGGCGGGCTCTACCTGGACGCGCCGGTCGACAACGCCCGTGCACGCCTGTCAGATACCGCTTGGCGCCGCCACCAAATGCCGGCCTATCACTTGATTCGTGAGGATCGGCTGGGGATCACCCTGGTCAACATCGGCGTCGGCCCCTCCAATGCCAAGACCATCACCGACCACCTCGCCGTGCTGCGGCCGGAGGCCTGGCTGATGATCGGCCACTGCGGCGGCCTTCGCGAATCGCAGCGGATCGGCGACTACGTGCTCGCCCACGCCTATTTGCGCGACGATCACGTACTCGACCACGTGCTCCCGCCCGAGATCCCGCTGCCAGCCATTGCCGAGGTCCAGCAGGCGATCGCCGAGGCAGCTGAGATCGTCAGCGGCACCGGCGGCGCGGACCTGAAGAAGCGCATGCGCACCGGCACCATCGTCACCACCGACGATCGCAACTGGGAGCTGCGCTACACCCACTCCGCCCGCCGCTTCAGCCAGAGCCGCGCCATCGGCATCGACATGGAAAGCGCCACCATCAGCGCCCAAGGCTTCCGCTTTCGCGTGCCCTACGGAACGCTGCTGTGCGTATCGGACAAGCCGCTGCACGGCGAGCTCAAGCTGCCCGGCCAGGCGAACCGCTTCTACGAAGAGGCGATCGGTGCGCACCTCGCCATCGGGGTGCGCACCTGCGAGCTGCTGCGCGACCAGGGTGCACGGCTCCACTCGCGCAAGCTGCGGGCCTTCATCGAACCGCCGTTCCGGTGA
- a CDS encoding DUF47 family protein, with amino-acid sequence MRQIAALPYRTDDSAEGIRVLLVTSRGTRRWVIPKGNAMNGVSAHAAAALEAEEEAGVTGWACPTPIGSYRYRKRRNNGSSLMVDVEVFPLAVQDELPDWKEAAERDRRWFTLAEAADNVNEPDLRDLIRSFAATQFRAAAARTTMLGAMAQKTGMSQMFGWFQKLLPAKVNFFDLFEAHVATVVAGADALARLFSESRGRADHIREINEREHDADDIIREVLHLVRRTFLTPFDRSAITSLVGSIDDSIDLMQSAASAIDLYEFSDFDQEMRDIVALIVESSRVLSEAMPLLRNVSGNGKRLHELTERLVRMEGHADEIHRSGLKHAFQAHGATDPMGFIVRREIFNHLERITDALEDVANEIDGIVIDHA; translated from the coding sequence ATCCGCCAGATTGCCGCCCTTCCCTATCGCACCGATGACAGCGCCGAGGGTATTCGTGTGCTGCTGGTCACCTCGCGCGGGACTCGCCGCTGGGTGATTCCGAAGGGCAATGCCATGAACGGCGTCAGCGCGCATGCCGCCGCCGCCCTGGAGGCCGAGGAGGAAGCCGGCGTCACCGGATGGGCATGCCCAACGCCGATCGGCTCCTACCGCTATCGCAAGCGGCGCAACAACGGCTCGTCCCTGATGGTCGACGTGGAGGTGTTCCCCCTCGCGGTGCAGGACGAATTGCCTGACTGGAAAGAAGCGGCCGAACGTGACCGTCGCTGGTTCACCCTTGCCGAAGCTGCCGACAACGTTAACGAGCCTGACCTGCGCGATCTGATCCGATCGTTCGCGGCAACCCAGTTCCGCGCCGCCGCCGCGCGCACCACAATGCTCGGCGCCATGGCGCAGAAAACAGGAATGAGTCAGATGTTCGGATGGTTCCAGAAGCTTCTGCCAGCCAAGGTGAACTTCTTCGACTTGTTCGAGGCGCATGTCGCCACCGTCGTCGCGGGCGCCGACGCGCTGGCCCGCCTGTTCTCCGAAAGCCGCGGCCGCGCCGATCACATCCGCGAGATCAACGAGCGCGAGCATGATGCGGACGACATCATCCGCGAAGTACTGCACCTCGTGCGCCGCACCTTCCTCACCCCGTTCGACCGCAGCGCGATCACCAGCCTGGTCGGCTCGATCGACGACTCGATCGATCTGATGCAGTCCGCCGCCTCTGCGATCGACCTCTACGAGTTCTCCGATTTCGACCAGGAGATGCGCGACATCGTCGCCCTGATCGTCGAGAGCAGCCGCGTGCTGAGCGAGGCGATGCCGCTGCTGCGCAATGTCAGCGGCAACGGCAAGCGCCTGCACGAACTGACCGAGCGGCTGGTCCGCATGGAGGGACACGCCGACGAGATCCACCGCAGCGGCCTCAAGCACGCCTTCCAGGCTCATGGTGCGACCGATCCGATGGGCTTCATAGTGCGGCGCGAGATCTTCAACCACCTGGAGCGGATCACCGACGCGCTGGAGGATGTCGCCAACGAGATCGACGGCATCGTCATCGATCACGCCTGA